One Nocardioides aromaticivorans genomic window carries:
- a CDS encoding nitroreductase family deazaflavin-dependent oxidoreductase → MSVVPTEFETRRPGPLQPLAVRIGAISWMPRLLPAIVRTDKALQGATRGRVTILDVAGLPNLMLTTVGRKSGLPRSNPLLCVPDGHRILIAGSYFGGPKEPLWVKNIEANPSVTARFRAETFELVARRLEGAERAEAWQTMLATWPNFARYEQRTDRQIKVFELVAAD, encoded by the coding sequence ATGTCCGTCGTACCCACCGAGTTCGAGACGCGCCGCCCCGGCCCGCTCCAGCCGCTCGCCGTCCGCATCGGCGCGATCTCCTGGATGCCGCGCCTGCTGCCGGCGATCGTGCGCACCGACAAGGCCCTGCAGGGCGCCACCCGCGGCCGCGTCACGATCCTCGACGTCGCCGGCCTGCCCAACCTGATGCTGACGACGGTCGGCCGCAAGAGCGGCCTGCCGCGCAGCAACCCGCTCCTGTGCGTCCCGGACGGGCACCGGATCCTCATCGCGGGCTCCTACTTCGGCGGTCCCAAGGAGCCGTTGTGGGTCAAGAACATCGAGGCCAACCCCTCCGTCACCGCCCGCTTCCGCGCCGAGACGTTCGAGCTCGTCGCCCGCCGCCTCGAGGGCGCCGAGCGCGCCGAGGCCTGGCAGACCATGCTCGCGACGTGGCCGAACTTCGCCCGCTACGAGCAGCGGACCGACCGGCAGATCAAGGTCTTCGAGCTGGTCGCCGCCGACTGA
- a CDS encoding DICT sensory domain-containing protein codes for MDEGKGAPLTIGDLGERTGLSPAVLRMWETRHNFPVPQRLSSGHRRYTEDDVARVQQVLRRKEAGVRLEVAIAEASAATAPTSPSIFAELRRKHPTLVTHRLRKSTLIALSWALEDECCAVADRPVLFGAFQRGDFYDSSAARWTELARTARAAIVFADRWNGTASDAAGPARSPLSEDAPLRREWAVVCDAPDSTACLSAWELPGQADVPDRQRVFEAVWTVDPVAVRDAARVAAAVAAEAGVLGATDLVAELAGAPTARPAATAPVTALFNRVVAYVDRLT; via the coding sequence ATGGACGAGGGCAAGGGCGCGCCGCTGACGATCGGCGACCTGGGGGAGCGCACCGGGCTGAGCCCGGCCGTGCTGCGCATGTGGGAGACCCGGCACAACTTCCCGGTGCCGCAGCGGTTGTCCTCGGGCCACCGCCGCTACACCGAGGACGACGTCGCCCGCGTGCAGCAGGTCCTGCGCCGCAAGGAGGCCGGCGTCCGGCTCGAGGTCGCGATCGCCGAGGCGTCGGCGGCCACCGCACCGACCTCGCCATCGATCTTCGCCGAGCTGCGCCGCAAGCACCCCACCCTCGTCACCCACCGGCTGAGGAAGTCCACCCTGATCGCGCTGTCGTGGGCCCTGGAGGACGAGTGCTGCGCGGTCGCCGACCGCCCCGTCCTCTTCGGCGCCTTCCAGCGGGGCGACTTCTACGACTCCTCCGCGGCGCGCTGGACCGAGCTCGCCCGCACCGCCCGGGCCGCCATCGTGTTCGCGGACCGCTGGAACGGCACGGCCTCCGACGCCGCGGGCCCGGCCCGCTCGCCACTGTCCGAGGACGCGCCCCTGCGCCGGGAGTGGGCCGTCGTCTGCGACGCCCCCGACTCCACCGCCTGCCTGTCGGCGTGGGAGCTCCCCGGGCAGGCCGACGTGCCCGACCGCCAGCGGGTCTTCGAGGCCGTGTGGACCGTCGACCCGGTCGCCGTGCGCGATGCCGCCCGCGTCGCGGCCGCGGTCGCTGCCGAGGCCGGCGTCCTCGGCGCGACGGACCTGGTCGCCGAGCTCGCCGGCGCACCGACCGCCCGTCCTGCGGCCACCGCCCCCGTGACCGCCCTGTTCAACCGTGTCGTCGCGTACGTCGACCGGCTCACCTGA
- the nadE gene encoding ammonia-dependent NAD(+) synthetase yields MTDVADKDAPVREPIDQATIRAELGVADEFDAAAETERRVAFLADYLERAGASGYVLGISGGVDSTVAGRLASLACQRAGRSFTAMRLPYGVQGDEADATAAVAFIEPTSTVTVDIKPAVDALHAATTDDTLAAEKADFVKGNTKARLRMTAQYAVAGRLGALVVGTDHAAEAVMGFFTKHGDGAFDVGPLLGLTKSRVVAIGRELGAPDHLVEKVPTADLEELRPALPDEVAYGVTYAEIDAYLTGDDVGERARRVIEDAYRRTSHKRQLPPGP; encoded by the coding sequence GTGACCGATGTGGCGGACAAGGACGCCCCCGTGCGGGAGCCCATCGACCAGGCGACCATCCGGGCTGAGCTGGGCGTCGCCGACGAGTTCGACGCGGCCGCGGAGACCGAGCGCCGGGTCGCCTTCCTGGCCGACTACCTGGAGCGGGCCGGCGCGTCCGGCTACGTCCTGGGGATCAGCGGGGGAGTCGACTCCACGGTCGCCGGTCGGCTCGCGAGCCTCGCCTGCCAACGGGCGGGGCGGTCGTTCACGGCCATGCGCCTTCCCTACGGGGTGCAGGGCGACGAGGCCGACGCGACTGCGGCGGTCGCCTTCATCGAGCCCACGTCGACCGTGACGGTCGACATCAAGCCGGCCGTCGACGCGCTGCACGCCGCGACGACCGATGACACCCTGGCCGCAGAGAAGGCGGACTTCGTGAAGGGCAACACCAAGGCACGCCTGCGGATGACGGCGCAGTACGCCGTCGCCGGTCGCCTCGGTGCACTGGTGGTCGGCACCGACCACGCGGCCGAGGCCGTGATGGGCTTCTTCACCAAGCACGGCGACGGCGCCTTCGACGTCGGCCCGTTGCTCGGCCTGACGAAGTCGCGCGTGGTGGCCATCGGGCGCGAGCTCGGCGCGCCGGACCACCTCGTCGAGAAAGTGCCGACGGCCGACCTCGAGGAGCTGCGGCCGGCCCTGCCGGACGAGGTCGCCTACGGCGTCACCTACGCCGAGATCGACGCCTACCTGACCGGTGACGACGTCGGCGAACGGGCGCGGCGCGTGATCGAGGACGCCTACCGTCGTACCTCCCACAAGCGGCAGCTGCCGCCGGGGCCCTGA
- a CDS encoding CinA family protein yields the protein MVDKVAEAVSDTVAEIASIAAERSLAVACAESLTAGAIASALARGEGAASWFAGGVASYMSRVKYDVLGVTEGPVITASCAEEMAQGVAKLLAADATVAVTGVGGPGEEEGEPAGTVFIASLVDGRTRVELYRFDGDPPSVLDQTTAAAVAQLLADLRRAPGD from the coding sequence GTGGTCGACAAGGTCGCCGAGGCGGTCAGCGACACCGTTGCCGAGATCGCCTCCATCGCCGCCGAGCGGTCCCTCGCCGTCGCCTGCGCGGAGTCGCTCACGGCGGGCGCGATCGCGAGCGCGCTGGCGCGGGGTGAGGGCGCCGCGTCGTGGTTCGCCGGTGGCGTGGCGTCGTACATGAGCCGGGTGAAGTACGACGTCCTGGGCGTCACGGAGGGACCGGTGATCACCGCGTCCTGTGCCGAGGAGATGGCGCAGGGCGTCGCCAAGCTGCTCGCCGCCGATGCAACTGTCGCCGTCACCGGCGTCGGCGGTCCCGGCGAGGAGGAGGGCGAGCCGGCCGGCACGGTCTTCATCGCGAGCCTCGTGGACGGCCGGACCCGGGTCGAGCTGTACCGGTTCGACGGCGATCCGCCGTCGGTGCTGGACCAGACGACCGCGGCCGCCGTCGCCCAGCTGCTGGCTGACCTGAGGCGGGCGCCGGGGGACTAG